Part of the Oscillatoria salina IIICB1 genome, CAGATAACGTCTTCCCAGAGGATGCTTTGACTGACCGGGAAGATGTTCGATCAGATTGTGGTGAATCATTACGAGAATCAACTTGTGGGAAAATTGTTCAAGCACTTCCTCCAACCAAGTTAACTGGATTTCATCGACAACTCCCAACTGTTTCCCTTCTGCATCGAAATTATTAGAATTAAGAGCAATAAGTTGTACTCCAGGCAACAATTCGCAAGTGTAATAATGTAAATTCGGATTCTGATAACCGCAATCGGGGTAATACAAAGGAAAATCCTTCCACGCGATCGCGCCATCGTTACTTTCTACCACAGGAACATCATGATTTCCCGGAACCAGATAAACTGGAAAAGGTAACTCTTTCAACCGTTGTGCTAACCAACGATGATTTTCCGGTTCTCCATCCTGAGTTAAATCGCCTGGAATCAACAGAAAATCTAAATTCAGTTGTTGTAAATGTTCGAGAACAGTTTCTAGTGCGGGAATACTCACTTCTACCAGATGAAAACGTGTAGAATTGCTCCACATCGTTTCCTGGAGAGCAATATGCAGATCGCTCGCTACACCAAAGCGAAAATTTAGACTCATACAGTTATAGTTACCAATTTTTTAGACCAAAATCGCAGAAATCATTCTCCAGTCTAGAGCTAAACAATTTCAGTTTGCCTATCCCAACTAGCCAAATTTTATTCAAGGAGGTCTAAATTTGCCAAGAGTTCGAGTACGTCAGCACGTCAATCCACTGAGTAAACCATATCAAATTCCTGTAAATCCGCCAGATTGGGAAAAAGTTTACACTAATCCCCACCATCCCTTACATCTCGATCTCGGTTGTGGTTGGGGAGAGTTTTTGTTACAAATGGCTCAGATCCAACCTGATGTTAATTTTCTGGGTTTAGAAATTCGCGAACCTTTAGTCGAAAAAGCTTGTTTTCAGCGAGATGAGTTGAGTTTAACCAATCTCCACTTCATTTTTACCAACGCTAATACTTCATTAGCAGTTTTACTGAAATCTTTACCAACAGGCGTTTTACAGCGCATCTCTATTCAATTTCCTGACCCTTGGTTCAAGAAAAGACATCAAAAACGGCGGATAGTCCAACCAGAATTAGTAGATATTCTCGCACAGTATCTAGCAGATAGGGGAATCATCTTTTTACAATCCGATGTAAAATCAGTAGCAGAAGAAATGCGCGATCGCTTTCAGGAACATCCTAGTTTTGTCTCGCAGCACAGTCAAACTTGGTTAGATAACAATCCTTTCCCCGTAGCTACTGAACGCGAAAATTTGACACTCTCTCGTAACGAACCTGTTTATCGCGTCTTGTTCCACAAACAATGTTAAGCGCGATCGTCACCAGAATTAAACTTCATGCTCAAATCTAACCAAGAAGAGCGAGTAATGGGTGCGCTCGTGGAAATATAATCTACACCTGTTTGAGCAACTTCGCGGAGATTCTCTAAAGTAATGTTACCCGACGCTTCAATTTTAACTTGCAGATTAGCGTCGCGAATAAGCTCTACTGCTCGATACATTAGCTCACAGCTCATGTTATCGAGCATA contains:
- a CDS encoding metallophosphoesterase family protein, translating into MSLNFRFGVASDLHIALQETMWSNSTRFHLVEVSIPALETVLEHLQQLNLDFLLIPGDLTQDGEPENHRWLAQRLKELPFPVYLVPGNHDVPVVESNDGAIAWKDFPLYYPDCGYQNPNLHYYTCELLPGVQLIALNSNNFDAEGKQLGVVDEIQLTWLEEVLEQFSHKLILVMIHHNLIEHLPGQSKHPLGRRYLLDNASVLLQMLRKYQVKLVFTGHLHVQDIAEEEGLYEITTGSLVSYPHPYRVLELETDSQGKTKLEINSYRVKDLPGWENLLETSREWMGDRSYQFMLKMLTAPPLNLSQAEAEQFAPELRYFWADLAAGDASFSFPQFPAAVRDYFEKFSAQDRNGKPALIDNQAKLWF
- the trmB gene encoding tRNA (guanosine(46)-N7)-methyltransferase TrmB, which produces MPRVRVRQHVNPLSKPYQIPVNPPDWEKVYTNPHHPLHLDLGCGWGEFLLQMAQIQPDVNFLGLEIREPLVEKACFQRDELSLTNLHFIFTNANTSLAVLLKSLPTGVLQRISIQFPDPWFKKRHQKRRIVQPELVDILAQYLADRGIIFLQSDVKSVAEEMRDRFQEHPSFVSQHSQTWLDNNPFPVATERENLTLSRNEPVYRVLFHKQC